The Candidatus Poribacteria bacterium DNA segment TCTCGCCAAGAGAATCGACGAGGAAAAGGAGAAAATCCTTGAGATCTTCCTTCAAATCCCCTTCGTCGCCGAGGAAGCTGAACCATTAAGGGAAAATAGGGATTGGAAGGAGTTCGCCGCTCTGATTAAAAGGCTTAAGAAGGTATATGTCGAATATCTTGAAACCCCTCCCGGCTCACCGGAGTTCAAAAGATTGCGAAATCTCATAGGTCTATCGCCTGAGAGATTTACGGAGCTTATGGATCGCCTTGCTGAGTCCGAAGCCCGTGTCTATGAGGCGCGTAACACCATAGTGGAATGCAACCTGAGATTGGTTGGAAGCGTAGCCCTAAAGCTTAGAAACAGAGGGTTGCCTTTCCTGGATCTGATGCAGGAGGGAGCTGTAGGGCTGATGAGAGCTGTGGATAAGTTCGATTATAAACGTGGATATAAATTCAGCACCTACGCACATTGGTGGATCAGGCAAGCCATGCTCAGAGCACTGGCAGACCAATCCCGCATGATTCGAATCCCCGCTTATACCGTTGAGACCTTGTGTAAGCTCAACCAGGTGAAGGCCAAACTGGCCATGAAGAAACAGCGACCGGTCACCGACGAGGAGGTCGCTGAGGCCATGGGGATAACCGTCGATGAGCTGGAAAGGCTTAACAGCCTCAGGGATAACCTCGTCTACCTCGATTCGCAGTTGAGCGATGATTCTGACGCCACTCTCTATAACCTCGTAGAGGATAAGACCGTTACACCTCCCGATGAGGATACCTTCGATAAACTCTCCAGAGAGCAGATATCTGAAGTGCTCA contains these protein-coding regions:
- a CDS encoding sigma-70 family RNA polymerase sigma factor, with protein sequence MGRLRGIIDDYTEEEEMSGLGLEGDDPALDDVDLAEDDADECDAMTIYYREVYKRPLLTHEEELTLAKRIDEEKEKILEIFLQIPFVAEEAEPLRENRDWKEFAALIKRLKKVYVEYLETPPGSPEFKRLRNLIGLSPERFTELMDRLAESEARVYEARNTIVECNLRLVGSVALKLRNRGLPFLDLMQEGAVGLMRAVDKFDYKRGYKFSTYAHWWIRQAMLRALADQSRMIRIPAYTVETLCKLNQVKAKLAMKKQRPVTDEEVAEAMGITVDELERLNSLRDNLVYLDSQLSDDSDATLYNLVEDKTVTPPDEDTFDKLSREQISEVLKELTEREELVIRWRFGIGDGRKHTLREIGEYLNITRERVRQIEAQALNKLRHPSKRRKLEGLLLKNFH